The following coding sequences are from one Musa acuminata AAA Group cultivar baxijiao chromosome BXJ2-4, Cavendish_Baxijiao_AAA, whole genome shotgun sequence window:
- the LOC103981843 gene encoding non-specific lipid-transfer protein 1-like, whose product MARSALHPVALVVATTVVLLAAAPRGGEAITCSQVYGDLISCVGYLQGGPIKQQCCSGIKSLIAAARTTQDRRTACGCIKTAAAGLSGIDYGRVSQLPGQCGISVSYKISPNVDCSKIN is encoded by the exons ATGGCTCGCTCCGCTCTGCATCCGGTGGCCTTGGTGGTGGCAACGACGGTGGTGCTACTGGCGGCCGCACCCCGTGGCGGCGAGGCTATAACCTGCTCCCAGGTGTACGGGGACCTTATATCGTGCGTGGGGTACCTGCAGGGCGGCCCAATCAAGCAGCAGTGCTGTAGCGGGATCAAGTCGTTGATAGCGGCGGCGCGGACGACGCAGGACCGCCGCACCGCGTGCGGGTGCATCAAGACGGCCGCTGCGGGTCTGTCGGGGATCGACTACGGGCGGGTCAGCCAACTGCCCGGCCAGTGCGGCATCTCCGTTTCTTACAAGATCAGCCCCAACGTGGACTGCTCCAA GATAAACTGA